From the Conexivisphaerales archaeon genome, the window AGTGACCAGGTCCGCCTTGGTCATTAACGTGAAACTACCCCTTCGACCGAGCTGCCTTCGCTTGATAATATTTCATCGTTAACCCTCTCAAAGTCGGTCATTGAACCTACATCAGCCCATTTTGCTTCTTCAAAGTATGCATTCAGTCTTTCACCTGCATTTAATAGACTGGGGAAGATTTCCCTCTCTAAGCTTGACGATTTGCCTATAGGGATATAGTCAAAGATTCTTTTTTCAAATATGTAGATACCTGCGTTGGCTGAATAGGTGAGCGTAGGCTTCTCCTCGAACCTTTCTATGCTTCCATCCACGCCTATAGAAATATGCCCATAGGGTACCTTTACTTCAAACTTCTTCACCGCGATTGTACCAATTCCTCCCTTTAGCCTGTGAGTTGCTACCAGATTGTGTATGTTGAGGTTTGTGACTATATCTCCATTCATCGCAAGGAAAGTATCGTCTATAAACTTCCCAGCAGTGCTGAGCTGTCCACCTGTACCCAGAGGAACATCTGCCTGCGCATACTCTATCTTTACACCCAGCCTCGAACCGTCTCCCAACGCATTGATAATCTGCTCTTTCAGATATGCAACGCAGATGACAAATTCATTAATTCCATATTCATTCAAGTATCTGATCGTCCTTTCGAGCAAGGGTTTCCCAGCTACAGGCAAAAGGCATTTAGGCATAACATAAGTTAGTGGTCTCAACCTTGTACCTGCTCCTCCGGCAAGTATAACCGCCTTCAATTCTTTGACCTACCCTGAATCTGGTATAACCTTGGGATCATCTCTCTGACAGCCTTCAACTTTTCAAGATACTCGTGTCTTAATTGTTTGTACTTGTCGAATTCTGACATGAACGACCTTCCCTTTTCGCTGACAAAGTACAAACCTTGCCTTTCCAGCAGGAGTCCTCTCTTCAGCATCAGTGTGATATGTTTATCAGCTGACTTCTGAGGCAGGCCCGATGCCTTAACCAGCTTCGACCTGGTCGCACCTCTTCTTGCTGTATCAAGCAGTGTATAGACTAGCTCGGCTCTTGACCTTCTCACCAAGACTTTACTATCCTCAGAATCTCCATGGTCTGATGGATGATTATTATGAAGGCTCAACCACAGGCTTGTCCTCTGCTAGGTATAGAACGTCCCAAGATAGATAATGTAATTTCTGTCATTTCTCCAGTCACTGGCTGATTTGTTTCCCCATGATGAGGCAGCAGAAGAGAATGCCCAGGCTAGTCGCATACCTTTAATTATTGCATTATACACACCTTGTCCCATCTCGGCTAGGCGTTTAATAACAGAGACCAAGGCCCTCAGCAATGCAAAACTCTCGAACTTTATCTTCAAGGTGAGCGAAAGGCTGAGGAGGGACCTCTGGTCCTTTGTCAATTTGAACCATAACCCATTGCGCCTAGAAGAGACTACACATCTCTTCAGAAAAGCGCGAATTGGGTCCCTTATTTTTAACGCTCCAGCGATATTGGACAAAGGTTGT encodes:
- a CDS encoding nucleotidyltransferase family protein yields the protein MKAVILAGGAGTRLRPLTYVMPKCLLPVAGKPLLERTIRYLNEYGINEFVICVAYLKEQIINALGDGSRLGVKIEYAQADVPLGTGGQLSTAGKFIDDTFLAMNGDIVTNLNIHNLVATHRLKGGIGTIAVKKFEVKVPYGHISIGVDGSIERFEEKPTLTYSANAGIYIFEKRIFDYIPIGKSSSLEREIFPSLLNAGERLNAYFEEAKWADVGSMTDFERVNDEILSSEGSSVEGVVSR
- a CDS encoding winged helix-turn-helix domain-containing protein, with product MSLHNNHPSDHGDSEDSKVLVRRSRAELVYTLLDTARRGATRSKLVKASGLPQKSADKHITLMLKRGLLLERQGLYFVSEKGRSFMSEFDKYKQLRHEYLEKLKAVREMIPRLYQIQGRSKN